In Pseudomonas fakonensis, one DNA window encodes the following:
- a CDS encoding MBL fold metallo-hydrolase: MIIGNNLHVEALFDQATSTLSYLVMDGQTHHCALIDSVLDYDPKSGRTCTASADRLIDLVEQLGAKVQWILETHVHADHLSAAAYLKGKLGGHIGIGAQITQVQKTFASLFNEAPGFARDGSQFDILFEDEEGFRIGNLHARALHTPGHTPACMSYLVEDAGEKAVFVGDTLFSPDYGTARCDFPGASARTLYRSIRRLLAFPDQTRLFLCHDYLPGGRELQYHTTVAEQRASNVHIHQGVSEDSFVAMREARDATLDMPLLILPSVQVNMRSGQLPEPEANGVSYLKIPLNKL; the protein is encoded by the coding sequence ATGATCATCGGCAACAACCTTCATGTCGAAGCCCTGTTCGACCAGGCGACCTCGACCCTCAGCTACCTGGTGATGGATGGCCAGACGCATCACTGTGCACTGATCGACAGTGTGCTGGACTACGACCCCAAGTCGGGGCGCACCTGCACGGCCTCTGCCGATCGGCTGATTGACCTGGTCGAGCAGCTGGGTGCCAAGGTGCAGTGGATTCTGGAGACCCACGTGCATGCCGATCACCTGTCGGCGGCGGCCTACCTCAAGGGCAAGCTGGGCGGTCATATCGGCATCGGTGCACAGATCACCCAGGTGCAGAAGACCTTCGCCAGCCTGTTCAATGAAGCGCCAGGCTTTGCCCGGGATGGCAGCCAGTTCGACATATTGTTCGAAGACGAGGAAGGCTTTCGTATCGGTAACCTGCACGCCCGCGCCTTGCACACCCCCGGCCACACGCCGGCGTGCATGAGCTACCTGGTGGAGGACGCAGGCGAAAAGGCCGTATTCGTCGGCGACACCTTGTTCTCGCCAGACTACGGCACCGCCCGCTGCGACTTCCCCGGCGCCAGCGCCCGCACCTTGTACCGTTCGATCCGTCGCCTGCTGGCCTTCCCCGACCAGACGCGGCTGTTCCTGTGCCACGACTACCTGCCCGGCGGGCGTGAGCTGCAGTACCACACCACCGTGGCCGAGCAGCGTGCGAGCAACGTGCACATTCACCAGGGTGTCAGCGAAGACAGCTTCGTGGCCATGCGCGAGGCCCGCGATGCGACCCTCGACATGCCGCTGCTGATATTGCCATCGGTGCAGGTCAACATGCGCAGCGGGCAGTTGCCGGAACCCGAAGCGAACGGTGTCAGCTACCTGAAGATTCCATTGAACAAGCTGTAG
- a CDS encoding NAD(P)/FAD-dependent oxidoreductase has translation MPAPLSSTSPTTDHHKVLIVGAGAAGIATAASLRARDPSLDIALIDPAEVHYYQPGWTMVGAGVFNAPSTARAMAATLPRGVHWIKARVESFDPQGQKVVLESGRAVGYEQLVVCPGLKLDWDAIEGLGETLGRNGVTSNYRYDLAPYTWQLVQNLKKGRALFTQPPMPIKCAGAPQKALYLSCDHWLRSGLLGDVRASFFNAGNVLFGVPDYVPALMSYIDKYGIDLNYQHRLTAVDGPNQRATFVRTLPDGSSETRVETFDMLHVVPPQVAPDFIRQSPLADAAGWVDVDPHTLRHRSFGNIHALGDVANTSNAKTAAAARKQAPVVANNVLQALGRLNTLAHYDGYGSCPLTVERGKIVLAEFTYGGKLAPSFPRWLLDGRKPTHLAWLLKAQVLPPLYWQAMLKGREWLARPQPMVGAKP, from the coding sequence ATGCCTGCCCCGCTGTCCTCCACCTCACCCACCACCGACCACCACAAGGTCTTGATCGTCGGTGCCGGCGCCGCCGGAATCGCCACTGCCGCCAGCCTTCGGGCGCGCGACCCGTCGCTGGATATCGCGCTCATCGACCCCGCCGAGGTGCATTACTACCAGCCCGGCTGGACCATGGTCGGGGCCGGTGTATTCAATGCACCAAGCACCGCTCGTGCCATGGCCGCCACCCTGCCCCGCGGCGTGCACTGGATCAAGGCCCGGGTCGAGAGCTTCGACCCACAGGGGCAAAAGGTCGTGCTCGAAAGCGGCCGCGCCGTGGGTTACGAGCAACTGGTGGTATGCCCTGGCTTGAAGCTGGACTGGGACGCCATCGAAGGCCTGGGCGAAACCCTCGGGCGTAACGGCGTCACCTCGAACTACCGCTACGACCTGGCGCCCTACACCTGGCAACTGGTGCAGAACCTGAAAAAGGGCCGTGCCCTGTTCACCCAACCGCCGATGCCGATCAAATGCGCCGGCGCACCGCAGAAAGCCCTGTACCTGTCGTGCGACCACTGGCTGCGCAGCGGACTGCTGGGCGATGTACGCGCCAGCTTCTTCAACGCAGGTAACGTGCTGTTCGGTGTGCCCGACTACGTGCCGGCGCTGATGAGCTACATCGACAAGTACGGTATCGACCTCAATTACCAGCACCGCCTGACTGCGGTGGATGGCCCGAACCAACGCGCCACCTTCGTTCGTACCCTCCCCGACGGCAGCAGCGAAACCCGCGTCGAAACCTTCGACATGCTGCATGTGGTGCCGCCACAAGTGGCGCCGGACTTCATCCGCCAAAGCCCGCTGGCCGATGCCGCCGGCTGGGTCGATGTCGACCCGCATACCCTGCGCCACCGCAGCTTCGGCAATATCCACGCCCTGGGCGATGTGGCCAACACCAGTAACGCCAAGACCGCCGCCGCGGCGCGCAAGCAGGCGCCGGTAGTGGCCAACAATGTGCTGCAGGCCCTTGGCCGGCTGAATACCCTGGCCCATTACGATGGCTACGGTTCCTGCCCGCTGACGGTGGAGCGCGGCAAGATCGTGCTGGCCGAGTTCACCTATGGCGGCAAGCTGGCACCGAGCTTCCCGCGCTGGCTGCTCGATGGCCGCAAGCCGACCCACCTGGCCTGGCTGCTCAAGGCCCAAGTGCTGCCGCCGTTGTACTGGCAGGCCATGCTCAAGGGGCGAGAGTGGCTGGCGCGGCCACAGCCGATGGTTGGGGCCAAGCCGTGA
- a CDS encoding sulfite exporter TauE/SafE family protein: MIEQQLLGAVLGAIIGAVLALTGAGGGILAVPLLVFGLGLSMVEAAPVGLLAVGMAAMVGAVLGLREGLVRYRAALFIALIGIAAAPFGLMLARRLPNTPLALVFAGVLVYACLRIWRKAARELRGEVNDAHRFIEPCVLNPLQGRLRWTLPCARALAFTGLMSGLLSGLLGVGGGFVIIPALNRYTNLRMKSIVSTSLAVIALVSTGSVVSASLAGVMHWQVGAPFALGAVIGLLLARPLASRIAGPRLQQLFAVAGWAAALLLAGKALFG, encoded by the coding sequence GTGATAGAGCAGCAACTGCTGGGCGCCGTGCTGGGCGCGATCATTGGCGCGGTGCTGGCGCTGACCGGCGCCGGTGGCGGCATCCTCGCGGTGCCGCTGCTGGTGTTCGGGCTGGGCCTGAGCATGGTCGAGGCGGCACCGGTCGGCCTGCTGGCCGTAGGCATGGCGGCGATGGTTGGCGCCGTGCTCGGCTTGCGCGAAGGTCTGGTTCGTTACCGCGCCGCGTTGTTCATTGCGCTGATCGGCATCGCTGCCGCGCCATTTGGCCTGATGCTGGCGCGCCGGCTGCCCAACACGCCGTTGGCGCTGGTGTTCGCCGGGGTGCTGGTGTACGCCTGCCTGCGCATTTGGCGCAAGGCGGCCAGGGAGTTGCGCGGTGAGGTCAATGATGCCCATCGCTTCATCGAACCTTGCGTGCTCAACCCGTTGCAGGGCCGCTTGCGCTGGACCCTGCCCTGCGCCCGGGCGCTGGCGTTCACCGGGCTTATGTCCGGGCTGTTGTCGGGCTTGCTGGGGGTGGGCGGTGGTTTCGTGATCATTCCGGCGTTGAACCGCTACACCAACCTGCGCATGAAGAGCATCGTCTCCACGTCGCTGGCGGTGATCGCCCTGGTGTCCACTGGCAGCGTGGTCAGCGCCAGCCTGGCCGGGGTGATGCACTGGCAGGTCGGCGCGCCCTTCGCGCTCGGCGCGGTCATCGGCTTGCTGCTGGCTCGCCCGCTGGCCAGCCGCATCGCCGGCCCGCGCCTGCAGCAGTTGTTCGCCGTGGCGGGCTGGGCAGCTGCACTGCTGCTGGCTGGCAAGGCGCTATTCGGCTAG
- a CDS encoding LysR family transcriptional regulator — MFDWNDLRFFLELQRSGRLLTAAKRLNTTHSTVARHIESIEQSLGTALFVQHAQGYELTPSGQALLKHAEAMENVALLAQEEITQAITPLGKIRLGVTEGIGIMFFTPRMKALFQRYPGLEVELVAVPRFVSILNREAEISIHLERPSADLLITRKLTDYRLALYASQDYLDRAPPLNTREDLARHSWIGYVDDLLFSQELLFLNSFCRAPNVVFRSTSVIAQQHAAQAGLGIAVLPNYMARHDPRLVRVLPSETIQRSYWICTRRELHKSVRLRVVWDYLLALCAAEQDELLAE, encoded by the coding sequence ATGTTCGACTGGAACGATCTACGGTTTTTCCTCGAGTTGCAGCGCAGCGGCCGCCTGCTCACCGCCGCCAAGCGCCTCAACACCACCCATAGCACCGTGGCCCGGCATATCGAAAGCATCGAGCAGAGCCTGGGCACCGCGCTGTTCGTCCAGCATGCCCAGGGCTACGAACTGACCCCTTCGGGCCAGGCCCTGCTCAAGCACGCAGAAGCCATGGAGAACGTCGCCCTGCTGGCACAGGAAGAAATCACCCAGGCCATCACTCCGCTGGGCAAGATCCGCCTGGGGGTGACCGAAGGCATCGGCATCATGTTCTTCACCCCGCGCATGAAGGCGTTGTTTCAGCGTTACCCGGGGCTAGAGGTGGAGCTGGTGGCGGTGCCGCGCTTCGTCAGCATTCTCAACCGCGAAGCCGAAATCAGCATCCACCTGGAACGCCCCAGCGCCGACCTGTTGATCACCCGCAAGCTCACCGACTACCGCCTGGCGCTGTATGCAAGCCAGGATTACCTGGACCGCGCCCCACCGCTGAACACCCGCGAAGACTTGGCCCGGCACAGCTGGATCGGCTACGTCGACGACCTGCTGTTCAGCCAGGAGCTGCTGTTTCTCAACAGTTTCTGCCGGGCGCCCAACGTGGTGTTTCGCAGCACCAGCGTGATCGCCCAGCAGCATGCCGCCCAGGCCGGGCTGGGCATTGCCGTGCTGCCCAACTACATGGCCCGCCACGACCCCAGGCTGGTGCGGGTGCTACCCAGCGAGACCATCCAGCGCAGCTACTGGATCTGTACCCGCCGCGAGCTGCACAAGTCGGTGCGCCTGCGGGTGGTATGGGACTACCTGCTGGCACTGTGCGCCGCCGAGCAGGACGAGCTGCTAGCCGAATAG
- a CDS encoding GMC family oxidoreductase, giving the protein MPSADSVYDYVVVGAGPAGCLLANRLSADPSCRVLLLEAGGRDNYPWIHIPVGYLYCIGNPRTDWCFKTEPQAGLNGRALGYPRGKVLGGCSSINGMIYMRGQAADYDRWAEQGNEGWAWKDVLPLFKASENHFAGASDSHGGDGEWRVERQRYSWPILDAFRDAAEQSGIGKVDDFNTGDNAGCGYFQVNQRSGVRWNSAKAFLKPILQRPNLTILTGVQVDQVLLNNTRARAVKALWQGAWHEFGARREIILCAGSVGSPGILQRSGIGPRKLLEGLGIAVRHDMPGVGGNLQDHLQLRLIYQIRNTRTLNQMANSLWGKLGMGLRYAFDRSGPLAMAPSQLGAFVRSGPEQANANLQYHVQPLSLERFGEPLHRFPAFTASVCNLRPASRGRIDIRSADMNAAPLIDPNYLSDPADLRVAADAIRITRRIVQAPALAAFDPREYLPGPALQSEADLHQAAGQIGTTIFHPVGTCRMGSGALDVVDNQLRVHGIPGLRVADASIMPQIVSGNTCSPTLMIAEKAAQLILKGAQTQTNLSDTSAIPTP; this is encoded by the coding sequence ATGCCATCAGCCGATTCTGTCTACGACTACGTGGTCGTGGGTGCCGGGCCAGCCGGTTGCCTGCTGGCCAACCGTTTGTCCGCCGACCCCTCCTGCCGCGTGCTGCTGCTCGAAGCGGGCGGGCGTGACAACTATCCCTGGATTCACATCCCCGTCGGTTACCTCTACTGCATCGGCAACCCCCGTACCGACTGGTGCTTCAAGACCGAGCCACAAGCCGGCCTGAACGGCCGCGCCCTGGGCTACCCACGGGGCAAGGTGCTCGGTGGCTGCTCCTCGATCAACGGCATGATCTACATGCGCGGCCAGGCCGCCGACTACGACCGCTGGGCCGAGCAAGGCAACGAAGGTTGGGCGTGGAAGGACGTGCTGCCGCTGTTCAAGGCCAGCGAGAACCACTTTGCCGGCGCCAGCGACAGCCACGGTGGCGACGGCGAGTGGCGGGTCGAGCGCCAGCGCTACAGTTGGCCGATCCTCGATGCCTTCCGTGATGCCGCCGAGCAGAGCGGCATCGGCAAGGTCGATGACTTCAATACCGGCGACAACGCAGGCTGTGGATACTTTCAGGTCAACCAGCGCAGCGGTGTGCGCTGGAACTCGGCCAAGGCCTTCCTCAAACCCATCCTCCAGCGCCCCAACCTGACCATCCTCACCGGCGTGCAGGTAGACCAGGTATTGCTGAACAACACCCGCGCCCGGGCGGTAAAGGCCTTGTGGCAAGGTGCTTGGCACGAGTTTGGCGCGCGCCGCGAGATCATCCTCTGCGCCGGTTCCGTCGGCTCGCCCGGCATTCTGCAGCGTTCCGGCATCGGCCCGCGCAAGCTGCTCGAAGGCTTGGGCATTGCCGTGCGCCACGATATGCCCGGGGTCGGCGGCAACCTGCAGGACCACCTGCAACTGCGCCTGATCTACCAGATCCGGAACACCCGCACCCTCAACCAGATGGCCAACAGCCTGTGGGGCAAGCTGGGCATGGGCCTGCGCTATGCCTTCGACCGCAGCGGCCCGCTGGCCATGGCGCCAAGCCAGCTGGGCGCGTTCGTGCGTTCGGGCCCCGAGCAGGCCAACGCCAACCTGCAGTACCACGTGCAGCCGCTGTCACTGGAGCGCTTTGGTGAGCCGCTGCACCGCTTCCCGGCGTTCACCGCCTCGGTGTGCAACCTGCGCCCGGCCAGCCGCGGGCGTATCGACATCCGCTCGGCAGACATGAACGCGGCACCGCTGATCGACCCCAACTACCTCAGCGACCCTGCCGACCTGCGCGTGGCTGCCGACGCCATCCGCATCACCCGGCGCATCGTCCAGGCCCCGGCCCTGGCCGCGTTCGACCCGCGCGAATACCTGCCAGGCCCTGCCCTGCAGAGCGAAGCGGACCTGCACCAGGCTGCCGGGCAAATCGGCACCACCATCTTCCACCCGGTGGGCACCTGCCGCATGGGCAGTGGCGCACTGGACGTTGTGGATAACCAGCTGCGCGTGCACGGCATCCCCGGGCTGCGCGTGGCCGATGCTTCGATCATGCCGCAGATCGTCTCCGGCAATACCTGTTCACCGACATTGATGATCGCCGAAAAGGCGGCGCAGTTGATTCTCAAGGGGGCGCAAACCCAGACCAACCTCAGCGACACCAGCGCGATACCGACGCCCTGA
- a CDS encoding MFS transporter, which yields MSDYIQEQGAAATSGSRREERKIIFASSLGTVFEWYDFFLYGALAAVISKQFFAGVNDTTAFIFALMAFAAGFLVRPFGALVFGRLGDMIGRKYTFLVTIVLMGLSTFAVGLLPTYASIGIAAPIILVVLRMLQGLALGGEYGGAATYVAEHAPHGKRGFHTGFIQSTATLGLLLSLIVVLASRYISGDQFETWGWRLPFLLSIFLLAISTWIRMSMHESPAFVKMKAQGKVSKSPIRESFTSWPNLKVVLTALFSINAGQAVTFYTAQFYVLFFMTQMLKMDPAQANTLLIISVVIGAPFFVFFGWLSDRVGRKPILMLGLLLATVCYFPMFKALSHYANPQIDAASRQAPIVVNANPQGCTFQFDPVGKARFDSPCDKVKTFLVKQGLPYSSVSVAGSDVSVSIGDKTINGFDEAAMRSAIEAAGYPAKADPANVNEFMVVVLIVAMILIATMTYGPLAAVMVELFPTRIRYTSMSLPYHIGNGWFGGFLPTVSFALVVYTGDIFYGLWYPVLITGVSLVVGIFCLKETKDVDIDKV from the coding sequence ATGTCGGACTACATTCAAGAGCAAGGCGCGGCTGCCACCAGCGGCAGCCGCCGTGAGGAACGCAAGATCATTTTCGCGTCATCCCTCGGGACAGTGTTCGAGTGGTATGACTTTTTTCTCTATGGCGCCCTGGCTGCGGTCATCAGCAAGCAGTTCTTCGCCGGGGTCAACGACACCACCGCCTTCATCTTCGCCCTGATGGCCTTTGCCGCCGGTTTTCTGGTGCGCCCGTTCGGCGCCCTGGTGTTCGGCCGCCTGGGTGACATGATCGGGCGCAAGTACACCTTCCTGGTGACTATTGTGCTGATGGGCCTGTCGACCTTCGCGGTCGGCCTGCTGCCCACCTACGCCAGCATCGGCATCGCCGCGCCGATCATCCTGGTGGTGCTGCGCATGCTCCAGGGCCTGGCGCTTGGCGGCGAGTACGGCGGCGCTGCCACCTACGTGGCCGAGCATGCACCCCACGGCAAGCGGGGTTTTCATACCGGTTTCATCCAGTCCACCGCCACTCTTGGCCTGCTGCTGTCGCTGATCGTGGTGCTGGCCAGCCGCTACATCAGCGGCGACCAGTTCGAAACCTGGGGCTGGCGCCTGCCGTTCCTGCTGTCGATTTTCCTGCTGGCGATCTCCACCTGGATTCGCATGAGCATGCACGAGTCACCGGCCTTCGTGAAAATGAAGGCCCAGGGCAAGGTCAGCAAGTCGCCGATCCGTGAGTCGTTCACTTCGTGGCCGAACCTCAAGGTGGTGCTCACCGCGTTGTTCAGCATCAACGCAGGCCAGGCGGTGACCTTCTACACCGCGCAGTTCTACGTGCTGTTCTTCATGACCCAGATGCTCAAGATGGACCCGGCCCAGGCCAACACCCTGCTGATCATCAGCGTGGTGATAGGCGCACCGTTCTTCGTATTCTTTGGCTGGCTGTCGGACCGTGTGGGGCGTAAGCCGATCCTGATGCTTGGCCTGCTGCTGGCCACCGTGTGCTACTTCCCGATGTTCAAGGCCCTGAGCCACTACGCCAACCCGCAGATAGACGCCGCCAGCCGCCAGGCGCCGATCGTGGTCAATGCCAACCCGCAGGGCTGCACCTTCCAGTTCGACCCGGTGGGCAAGGCGCGCTTCGACAGCCCGTGCGACAAGGTCAAGACCTTCCTGGTCAAGCAGGGCCTGCCGTACAGCTCGGTGAGCGTGGCCGGCAGCGATGTCTCGGTGAGCATCGGCGACAAGACCATCAATGGCTTTGACGAAGCCGCCATGCGCAGCGCCATCGAGGCAGCCGGCTACCCGGCCAAGGCAGACCCGGCCAACGTCAACGAGTTCATGGTGGTGGTGCTGATCGTCGCGATGATCCTGATCGCCACCATGACCTACGGGCCACTGGCGGCGGTGATGGTCGAACTGTTCCCCACGCGCATCCGCTACACCTCGATGTCCCTGCCCTACCACATCGGCAACGGCTGGTTCGGCGGCTTCCTGCCGACGGTATCGTTCGCGCTGGTGGTGTACACCGGGGATATCTTCTACGGGTTGTGGTACCCGGTGCTGATTACCGGGGTGAGCCTGGTGGTGGGGATCTTCTGCCTGAAAGAAACCAAGGACGTGGATATCGACAAGGTCTAA
- a CDS encoding lysophospholipid acyltransferase family protein, with translation MSILQAIRIFLFYLLLGTSSVLWCSLSFFIAPFLPFAKRYRFINVYWCRCALFLARTILGINYKVTGAENVPQVPCVILSNHQSTWETFFLSAYFSPLSQVLKRELLYMPFFGWAMAMLRPIAIDRKNPKEALRQVASQGDELLKQGTWVLIFPEGTRVPHGQIGKFSRGGTALAVNAGLPVLPIAHNAGKFWPREGWGKRPGTIEIVIGEPMYAEGSGPRAIAELNDRAQAWNEATQRAMGSLPPLAQKPEQQSA, from the coding sequence ATGTCGATCCTGCAGGCGATCAGAATCTTTCTTTTTTACCTGCTGCTGGGTACCAGCTCGGTACTCTGGTGCTCGCTGAGCTTCTTCATCGCGCCGTTCTTGCCATTCGCCAAGCGCTACCGGTTCATCAACGTGTACTGGTGCCGCTGTGCGCTGTTCCTGGCGCGCACCATCCTTGGCATCAACTACAAGGTGACCGGCGCCGAGAACGTGCCGCAAGTGCCCTGCGTGATCCTGTCCAACCACCAGAGCACCTGGGAGACGTTCTTCCTGTCAGCTTACTTCTCGCCGCTGAGCCAGGTGCTCAAGCGCGAACTGCTGTACATGCCGTTCTTCGGCTGGGCCATGGCCATGCTGCGGCCGATCGCCATCGACCGGAAAAACCCTAAAGAAGCGCTGCGCCAGGTCGCCAGCCAAGGCGACGAACTGCTCAAGCAGGGCACCTGGGTGCTGATCTTCCCCGAAGGTACCCGCGTCCCCCACGGCCAGATCGGCAAGTTCTCCCGCGGCGGTACTGCCTTGGCGGTGAACGCCGGCCTGCCGGTGCTGCCGATTGCCCACAACGCCGGCAAGTTCTGGCCGCGTGAGGGTTGGGGCAAGCGCCCGGGCACCATCGAGATCGTGATCGGCGAACCAATGTATGCAGAAGGCAGCGGGCCGCGCGCCATTGCCGAGCTCAACGACCGCGCCCAGGCGTGGAACGAGGCCACCCAGCGGGCCATGGGTTCGCTGCCGCCGTTGGCGCAAAAGCCCGAGCAGCAGAGCGCCTGA
- the gmhB gene encoding D-glycero-beta-D-manno-heptose 1,7-bisphosphate 7-phosphatase, which produces MKLLILDRDGVINFDSDAYIKSLEEWLPIPGSIEAIAQLSKAGWTVAVATNQSGIARGYYPLQTLEAMHARLRALVAEQGGEVGLIVHCPHGPDEGCDCRKPKPGMLRTIAEHYQVPLAGVWFVGDSKGDLEAALAVDAQPVLVKTGKGQRTLEKGVPESTLIFDDLAAIARELI; this is translated from the coding sequence TTGAAACTGCTGATTCTCGACCGGGACGGGGTGATCAACTTCGACTCCGACGCCTACATCAAGTCGCTGGAAGAATGGCTGCCCATTCCCGGCTCGATCGAGGCCATCGCGCAGTTGAGCAAGGCCGGCTGGACGGTGGCCGTGGCCACCAACCAGTCCGGCATTGCCCGCGGCTACTACCCGCTGCAAACCCTCGAGGCCATGCACGCGCGTTTGCGCGCACTGGTGGCCGAGCAGGGCGGTGAAGTCGGCTTGATCGTACATTGCCCGCACGGCCCGGACGAGGGTTGCGATTGCCGCAAACCCAAGCCCGGCATGCTGCGGACAATCGCCGAGCACTACCAGGTACCCCTGGCCGGCGTGTGGTTTGTCGGTGACAGCAAAGGTGACCTGGAGGCGGCGCTGGCCGTCGATGCACAACCCGTGTTGGTTAAAACCGGCAAGGGCCAGAGGACCCTGGAAAAAGGTGTCCCGGAATCTACACTGATTTTCGACGATCTGGCGGCTATCGCCAGAGAACTTATTTAA
- the glyS gene encoding glycine--tRNA ligase subunit beta: MSAQDFLVELGTEELPPKALATLGDAFLAGIEKGLQAAGLNYTGKQVYAAPRRLAVLIRQLDVQQPDRSINIDGPPLQAAFNAEGQPTQAALGFAKKCGVELSDIDQSGPKLRFSQHIPGKATASLLPTIVEDSLNDLPIPKRMRWAASREEFVRPTQWLVMLLGEQVVDCTILSQKAGRESRGHRFHHPQNVAISAPANYCEDLRKAYVLADFAERRELISKRTAELAMQQEGTAIVPPALLDEVTALVEWPVPLVCSFEERFLEVPQEALITTMQDNQKYFCLLDSEGKLLPRFITVANVESRDPKQIVLGNEKVVRPRLTDAEFFFKQDKKQPLETFNERLKNVVFQAQLGTVFDKAERVCKLAAFIAPYIGGSAANAGRAGLLSKCDLASEMVGEFPEMQGIAGYYYALNDGEPEDVALALNEQYMPRGAGAELPHTLTGAAVAIADKLDTLVGIFGIGMLPTGSKDPYALRRAALGVLRILIEKQLDLDLTAAVDFAVKQFGAKVKAAGLAEQVLEFIFDRLRARYEDEGIDVATYLSVRALKPGSALDFDQRVQAVQAFRKLPEAEALAAANKRVSNLLSKAEGAISEQVEPKYFDNANEFSLYSAIQQADQAVQPMAAARQYNEALARLAALRDPVDAFFEAVLVNAEDAKVRANRYALLSRLRGLFLGVADISLLG; this comes from the coding sequence ATGAGTGCTCAAGATTTCCTGGTTGAACTGGGCACCGAAGAGCTGCCACCCAAAGCCCTGGCAACCCTGGGCGACGCCTTCCTGGCCGGCATCGAGAAAGGCCTGCAGGCCGCTGGCCTGAACTACACCGGCAAGCAGGTGTACGCCGCCCCGCGTCGCCTGGCCGTGCTGATCCGCCAGCTGGACGTGCAGCAGCCGGACCGCAGCATCAACATCGACGGCCCGCCCCTGCAGGCCGCGTTCAACGCCGAAGGGCAACCGACGCAGGCTGCCCTGGGCTTTGCCAAGAAGTGCGGCGTAGAGCTGTCGGATATCGACCAGAGCGGCCCGAAGCTGCGTTTCTCGCAGCACATCCCGGGCAAGGCCACCGCCAGCCTGCTGCCGACCATCGTCGAAGACTCGCTGAACGACCTGCCGATCCCCAAGCGCATGCGCTGGGCCGCCAGCCGTGAAGAGTTCGTGCGCCCAACCCAATGGCTGGTGATGCTGCTGGGCGAGCAGGTGGTGGATTGCACCATCCTCTCGCAAAAAGCCGGCCGTGAGTCCCGTGGCCACCGCTTCCACCACCCGCAAAACGTCGCCATCAGCGCGCCTGCCAACTACTGCGAAGACCTGCGCAAGGCCTACGTGCTGGCAGACTTCGCCGAGCGCCGCGAGCTGATCAGCAAGCGCACCGCAGAACTCGCCATGCAGCAGGAAGGCACCGCCATCGTGCCGCCGGCGCTGCTGGACGAAGTGACCGCGCTGGTCGAGTGGCCAGTGCCGCTGGTGTGCTCGTTCGAGGAGCGCTTCCTCGAGGTGCCGCAAGAAGCCCTGATCACCACCATGCAGGACAACCAGAAGTACTTCTGCCTGCTGGACAGCGAAGGCAAGCTGCTGCCGCGCTTCATCACCGTGGCCAACGTCGAGAGCCGTGACCCCAAGCAGATCGTGCTGGGTAACGAAAAGGTCGTGCGCCCGCGCCTGACCGACGCCGAGTTCTTCTTCAAGCAGGACAAGAAGCAGCCGCTCGAGACCTTCAACGAGCGCCTGAAGAACGTGGTATTCCAGGCCCAGCTGGGTACGGTGTTCGACAAGGCCGAGCGCGTCTGCAAACTGGCCGCCTTCATTGCTCCGTACATCGGCGGCAGCGCTGCCAACGCCGGCCGTGCCGGCCTGCTGTCCAAGTGCGACCTGGCCTCGGAAATGGTCGGTGAGTTCCCTGAAATGCAGGGCATTGCCGGCTACTACTACGCCCTCAACGACGGCGAGCCGGAAGACGTCGCCCTGGCCCTGAACGAGCAGTACATGCCACGCGGTGCCGGCGCCGAGCTGCCGCACACCCTGACCGGTGCTGCGGTGGCCATCGCCGACAAGCTCGACACCCTGGTCGGCATCTTCGGCATCGGCATGCTGCCCACCGGCAGCAAGGACCCGTACGCCCTGCGCCGCGCCGCCCTGGGCGTGCTGCGCATCCTGATCGAGAAGCAGCTGGACCTGGACCTGACCGCCGCCGTCGATTTCGCGGTCAAGCAGTTCGGTGCCAAGGTCAAGGCCGCAGGCCTGGCCGAGCAGGTGCTGGAATTCATCTTCGACCGCCTGCGTGCGCGCTACGAAGACGAAGGCATCGACGTTGCCACCTACCTGTCGGTGCGTGCCCTGAAGCCGGGCTCCGCCCTGGACTTCGACCAGCGCGTGCAGGCGGTGCAGGCGTTCCGCAAGCTGCCCGAAGCCGAGGCCCTGGCTGCGGCCAACAAGCGCGTGTCGAACCTGCTGAGCAAGGCCGAGGGCGCGATTTCCGAACAGGTTGAGCCCAAGTACTTCGACAACGCCAACGAGTTCTCGCTGTACTCGGCCATCCAGCAGGCCGACCAGGCCGTGCAACCGATGGCCGCTGCGCGCCAGTACAACGAAGCCCTGGCCCGCCTGGCGGCCCTGCGCGACCCGGTCGACGCCTTCTTCGAGGCGGTGCTGGTCAACGCCGAGGACGCCAAGGTGCGTGCCAACCGTTATGCCCTGCTCAGCCGCCTGCGCGGCCTGTTCCTGGGCGTGGCCGACATTTCGCTGCTGGGGTAA